One stretch of Pseudomonas fragi DNA includes these proteins:
- a CDS encoding DUF1289 domain-containing protein has protein sequence MTVTASAKPAKPLYSNVSPAVPSPCISTCRLDEHKVCLGCFRHVEDIREWRSADDQRRRVICEQARQRQG, from the coding sequence CTGACAGTGACCGCTTCTGCTAAACCTGCAAAACCGCTCTACAGCAACGTCAGCCCGGCAGTGCCGTCCCCTTGCATCAGCACCTGCCGGCTGGATGAGCACAAAGTCTGTCTGGGCTGTTTTCGCCACGTTGAGGATATTCGCGAGTGGCGCTCGGCAGACGACCAGCGGCGCCGGGTCATTTGTGAACAGGCCCGGCAACGCCAGGGCTGA
- the lptM gene encoding LPS translocon maturation chaperone LptM produces the protein MKRLISSIAALVAVACLVSACGQKGPLYLPDDSKSPEDQAKSSQTQSHKHQ, from the coding sequence ATGAAGCGCCTGATCTCTTCTATTGCTGCGCTCGTCGCGGTCGCCTGCCTTGTTTCTGCCTGTGGTCAAAAAGGACCGCTGTATCTGCCCGATGACAGCAAATCCCCTGAAGACCAAGCGAAGTCGTCGCAAACGCAATCGCACAAGCACCAATAA
- the cysT gene encoding sulfate ABC transporter permease subunit CysT, whose protein sequence is MSRRISPVIPGFGLTLGYTLVYLSLIVLIPLAAMFVHAAQLTWDQFWAIITAPRVLAALQLSFGTAFVAAIINGVIGTVLAWVLVRYTFPGRKVIDAMIDLPFALPTAVAGIALTALYAPNGWIGQFATDLGFKIAYTPMGITLALTFVTLPFVVRTVQPVLADIPREIEEAAACLGAKPLQVFRYILVPALLPAWLTGFALAFARGVGEYGSVIFIAGNMPFKTEILPLLIMVKLDQYDYTGATAIGVMMLVVSFILLLIINLIQRRIEKP, encoded by the coding sequence ATGTCTCGTCGTATCTCCCCCGTCATACCCGGCTTCGGGCTGACACTGGGCTACACCTTGGTGTATCTCAGTCTGATTGTGCTGATCCCGTTGGCTGCGATGTTTGTGCATGCCGCTCAACTGACCTGGGACCAGTTTTGGGCCATCATCACCGCCCCCCGGGTGCTGGCAGCGCTGCAATTGAGTTTCGGCACCGCCTTTGTGGCAGCCATCATCAACGGTGTGATCGGCACCGTACTGGCCTGGGTCCTGGTGCGCTACACCTTCCCCGGGCGCAAGGTCATCGATGCCATGATCGACCTGCCGTTTGCCCTGCCGACCGCCGTGGCCGGTATCGCCCTGACCGCCTTGTACGCGCCCAACGGCTGGATCGGTCAGTTCGCCACCGACCTGGGTTTCAAGATTGCCTACACGCCGATGGGCATCACCCTGGCACTGACCTTCGTCACCCTGCCGTTTGTGGTGCGCACCGTGCAGCCGGTGCTGGCCGATATTCCCCGTGAAATCGAAGAAGCCGCCGCCTGCCTGGGCGCCAAGCCCCTGCAAGTGTTCCGCTACATCCTGGTGCCGGCCTTGCTGCCCGCCTGGTTGACCGGCTTTGCCCTGGCCTTCGCCCGCGGTGTGGGCGAATACGGCTCGGTGATTTTTATCGCCGGCAACATGCCGTTCAAAACCGAAATCCTGCCGCTGTTGATCATGGTCAAACTGGACCAGTACGACTACACCGGCGCCACGGCCATTGGCGTGATGATGCTGGTGGTTTCCTTCATTTTGCTGCTGATCATCAACTTGATTCAGCGGCGCATCGAAAAACCGTGA
- the cysW gene encoding sulfate ABC transporter permease subunit CysW: MSSSTQSASSVANAARRGSPLSRRLLIGFGWLFFTLFLLLPLLIVVSQGLKMGVGTFFDAILEPDALSALKLTIIAVAISVPLNVVFGVSAAWCVSKYSFRGKSILVTLIDLPFSVSPVIAGLVYVLMFGAQGFFGPWLQDHDIQIVFALPGIVLATIFVTVPFVARELIPLMQEQGTQEEEAARLLGANGWQMFWHVTVPNIKWGLIYGVVLCTARAMGEFGAVSVVSGHIRGVTNTLPLHVEILYNEYNHVAAFAVATLLLILALFILLLKQWSESRINRLRASAAEE, translated from the coding sequence ATGTCCAGTTCAACCCAAAGCGCCTCATCGGTGGCCAACGCCGCCCGCCGTGGCAGCCCGCTGTCGCGGCGTTTGCTGATCGGCTTCGGCTGGTTGTTCTTCACCCTGTTCCTGCTGCTGCCGCTGCTGATCGTGGTGTCCCAGGGGCTGAAAATGGGGGTCGGCACCTTCTTCGATGCCATCCTCGAACCTGACGCCCTGTCGGCCCTGAAGCTGACCATCATCGCGGTGGCGATCTCGGTGCCGCTCAACGTGGTGTTCGGTGTCAGCGCGGCCTGGTGCGTGAGCAAGTACAGCTTTCGCGGCAAGAGCATCCTGGTCACCCTGATCGACCTGCCGTTTTCGGTGTCGCCGGTGATCGCCGGTCTGGTCTACGTGCTGATGTTCGGCGCCCAGGGTTTCTTCGGCCCGTGGCTGCAGGATCACGACATTCAGATCGTCTTCGCGTTGCCGGGCATCGTGCTGGCCACCATCTTCGTTACCGTGCCTTTTGTGGCCCGTGAACTGATCCCGCTGATGCAAGAGCAGGGCACTCAGGAAGAAGAGGCTGCACGCCTGCTGGGCGCCAATGGCTGGCAGATGTTCTGGCACGTCACCGTACCCAATATCAAATGGGGTCTGATCTACGGCGTGGTGTTGTGTACTGCGCGGGCGATGGGTGAGTTCGGTGCGGTGTCGGTGGTTTCCGGGCACATTCGCGGGGTGACCAACACCCTGCCGCTGCACGTCGAGATCCTCTACAACGAATACAACCACGTTGCCGCCTTCGCTGTGGCCACCCTGTTGCTGATCCTGGCGCTCTTCATCCTGCTGCTCAAGCAGTGGAGCGAATCCCGTATTAACCGCCTGCGCGCCAGCGCCGCGGAGGAATAA
- the oscA gene encoding sulfur starvation response protein OscA: protein MSASLRSVDGQDEATILREIQSALRDLRFGAVEITVHNAQVVQIERKEKFRLQNPSQKNA from the coding sequence ATGAGCGCATCTCTGCGTAGCGTTGACGGTCAGGACGAAGCAACCATTCTGCGGGAAATCCAGAGCGCGCTGCGAGACCTGCGCTTTGGTGCTGTGGAAATCACTGTGCATAACGCGCAAGTGGTGCAGATCGAGCGCAAAGAGAAATTCCGTTTGCAAAACCCGAGTCAAAAAAACGCCTGA
- the cyaY gene encoding iron donor protein CyaY: MSLTEARFHDLVDATQENLEDIFDDCDLDVDVENSAGILTIKFENGKALIFSRQAPVLQLWLAAPSGGFHFDYDEKRSSWKCDKTDELLSEMVQRLTLELAGAELEFEEI; this comes from the coding sequence ATGAGTTTGACTGAAGCCCGTTTTCACGATCTGGTCGATGCCACCCAGGAAAATCTGGAAGACATCTTCGACGACTGCGATCTGGATGTAGATGTGGAAAACTCCGCCGGCATCCTGACCATCAAGTTCGAGAATGGCAAAGCCCTGATCTTCAGCCGTCAGGCGCCCGTGCTGCAGCTCTGGCTGGCGGCTCCAAGCGGTGGTTTTCACTTCGATTACGATGAAAAACGCAGTTCGTGGAAGTGCGATAAAACCGACGAACTGCTTAGCGAAATGGTTCAGCGCCTGACCCTGGAACTGGCAGGCGCCGAGCTGGAATTTGAAGAGATCTGA
- a CDS encoding YheV family putative zinc ribbon protein, translating into MSEAPVNVTKKRFIAGAVCPACSEPDKLMMWNEDEVPHRECVACGYSDTLNEQGLSVPKELGTRVNTSALKKAPDPKVQAVQFFPNPKLKKP; encoded by the coding sequence TGAGTGAGGCACCTGTGAACGTGACCAAAAAACGCTTTATCGCCGGGGCTGTCTGCCCGGCGTGCAGCGAGCCTGACAAGTTGATGATGTGGAACGAAGACGAAGTGCCGCACCGCGAATGCGTGGCCTGCGGTTATTCGGATACATTGAATGAACAGGGTTTGTCGGTGCCCAAGGAATTGGGTACGCGGGTTAATACGTCAGCGCTGAAAAAAGCACCGGATCCCAAGGTGCAGGCGGTGCAGTTTTTCCCCAATCCGAAGCTTAAAAAACCGTAA
- a CDS encoding sulfate ABC transporter substrate-binding protein, translating to MSLRRYALAALASAIFAGSAVAKDYELLNVSYDPTRELYQDYNTEFTSFWKASHPGDNVKIQQSHGGSGKQARGVVDGLRADVVTLALAGDIDEIAKLNKGSLPENWQTRLPDASTPYTSTIVFLVRKGNPKGIKDWGDLTKDGVSVITPNPKTSGGARWNFLAAYAYGLKANGGDEEKAKEYVKTLFKHVPVLDTGARGSTITFVNNGQGDVLLAWENEAFLALKEDGGTDKFDIVVPSLSILAEPPVAVVDKNAEKKGNTEIAKAYLEHLYSPAGQEIAAKNFYRPRDAAVAAKYAQQFPKLELVTIDKDFGGWKTAQPKFFNDGGVFDQIYQAQ from the coding sequence ATGTCCCTACGCCGTTACGCTTTGGCCGCGCTGGCCAGTGCCATTTTTGCTGGCTCCGCAGTAGCCAAAGATTACGAGTTGTTGAACGTTTCCTACGATCCAACCCGCGAGCTGTACCAGGATTACAACACTGAATTCACCAGTTTCTGGAAAGCCAGCCACCCTGGCGACAACGTCAAAATCCAGCAATCCCACGGCGGTTCGGGCAAACAGGCCCGCGGTGTGGTCGATGGCCTGCGCGCTGATGTGGTAACCCTGGCGCTGGCCGGTGATATCGACGAAATCGCCAAGCTCAACAAGGGCTCGCTGCCGGAAAACTGGCAAACCCGCCTGCCGGACGCCAGCACCCCGTACACCTCGACCATCGTGTTCCTGGTGCGCAAGGGCAACCCCAAAGGCATCAAGGACTGGGGCGACCTGACCAAGGACGGCGTATCGGTGATTACCCCGAACCCCAAAACCAGCGGCGGCGCGCGCTGGAACTTCCTCGCGGCTTACGCCTATGGCCTGAAAGCCAACGGCGGCGACGAAGAAAAAGCCAAGGAATATGTAAAAACCCTGTTCAAACACGTGCCCGTACTGGACACCGGTGCACGCGGTTCGACCATTACCTTCGTCAACAACGGTCAGGGTGACGTGTTGCTGGCCTGGGAAAACGAAGCATTCCTGGCACTCAAGGAAGACGGCGGCACTGACAAGTTCGACATCGTCGTACCTTCCCTGTCGATTCTGGCTGAGCCGCCAGTGGCTGTAGTCGACAAGAACGCCGAGAAAAAGGGCAACACCGAAATCGCCAAAGCCTACCTTGAACACCTGTACAGCCCAGCCGGCCAGGAAATTGCTGCAAAAAATTTCTACCGCCCGCGTGACGCTGCAGTCGCTGCCAAGTATGCACAGCAGTTTCCGAAACTGGAGCTTGTGACTATCGACAAAGACTTCGGTGGCTGGAAAACTGCGCAGCCGAAATTTTTCAATGACGGTGGCGTGTTCGACCAGATCTACCAGGCGCAGTAA
- the rnk gene encoding nucleoside diphosphate kinase regulator: MSTPTPLILTRLDVQRLEQLIDSLPETTPGIEALQAELDRAETIVGHEEVPAGVVTMNSRVHCREESSGKDYRLTLVYPKDANADEGKISILAPVGSALLGLQVGQHINWPAPGGKTLKLELLEVEYQPKAASDFSA; the protein is encoded by the coding sequence ATGAGCACACCAACCCCACTCATCCTCACCCGCCTGGACGTACAGCGTCTGGAGCAATTGATCGACAGCTTGCCAGAAACGACTCCTGGCATTGAGGCACTGCAAGCCGAGCTCGATCGCGCCGAAACCATCGTCGGCCACGAAGAAGTGCCTGCAGGCGTTGTGACCATGAATTCCCGTGTGCACTGCCGCGAAGAAAGCAGTGGCAAGGACTACCGCCTGACGCTGGTCTATCCAAAAGACGCCAACGCCGACGAAGGCAAGATTTCGATTCTGGCGCCTGTGGGCAGCGCACTGCTGGGTCTGCAAGTCGGCCAGCACATCAACTGGCCCGCGCCGGGTGGCAAGACCCTCAAGCTGGAACTGCTTGAAGTGGAATACCAGCCAAAAGCTGCCAGCGATTTCAGCGCCTAA
- the lysA gene encoding diaminopimelate decarboxylase, with translation MDAFNYRNGELFAEGVALTAIAERFGTPTYVYSRAHIEAQYNAYANALSGMPHLVCFAVKANSNLGVLNVLARLGAGFDIVSRGELERVLAAGGQADKIVFSGVGKTRDDMRRALEVGVHCFNVESTEELERLQVVAAEMGVRAPISLRVNPDVDAGTHPYISTGLKENKFGIAIADAEDVYIRAAQLPNLEVVGVDCHIGSQLTTLEPFIDALDRLLALIDRLGDCGIYLRHIDLGGGLGVRYRDEEPPLAGDYIKAVRERLDGRDLALVFEPGRYIVANAGVLLTQVEYLKHTEHKDFAIVDAAMNDLIRPALYQAWMDVTAVRPRDSEARAYDIVGPICETGDFLAKDRQLALAEGDLLAVHSAGAYGFVMSSNYNTRGRAAEVLVDGDQAFEVRRRETVAELFAGESLLPE, from the coding sequence ATGGACGCTTTTAATTACCGCAACGGTGAGCTGTTCGCCGAAGGTGTTGCGCTGACGGCCATTGCCGAACGTTTCGGTACACCGACGTACGTTTACTCCCGGGCGCACATCGAGGCGCAATACAATGCTTACGCCAATGCCCTGAGCGGCATGCCGCATCTGGTGTGCTTCGCGGTCAAGGCCAATTCCAACCTGGGCGTGCTCAATGTCCTGGCCCGTCTTGGCGCCGGTTTCGACATCGTGTCCCGTGGCGAGCTGGAACGTGTGCTGGCCGCTGGTGGCCAGGCTGACAAGATCGTGTTCTCCGGTGTCGGCAAGACCCGTGACGACATGCGTCGCGCCCTGGAAGTCGGCGTGCACTGCTTTAACGTCGAGTCCACCGAAGAGCTGGAACGCCTGCAGGTCGTGGCCGCCGAAATGGGCGTTCGCGCGCCGATTTCGCTGCGCGTCAACCCGGACGTCGATGCCGGCACGCACCCGTACATCTCCACCGGTCTGAAAGAAAACAAGTTCGGCATTGCCATCGCTGACGCCGAGGATGTGTACATCCGCGCCGCGCAGTTGCCCAATCTGGAAGTGGTCGGTGTCGATTGCCATATCGGCTCGCAACTGACCACCCTCGAACCGTTCATCGACGCTCTCGACCGCCTGCTGGCGCTGATCGACCGCCTGGGCGATTGCGGTATCTACCTGCGCCACATCGATCTGGGTGGCGGCCTGGGCGTGCGTTACCGCGATGAAGAACCGCCTCTGGCCGGTGATTACATCAAGGCCGTGCGCGAACGTCTCGACGGGCGTGACCTGGCACTGGTGTTCGAGCCGGGCCGTTATATCGTGGCCAATGCCGGCGTGTTGCTGACTCAGGTCGAGTACCTCAAGCACACCGAGCACAAGGATTTCGCCATCGTCGATGCGGCGATGAACGACCTGATCCGCCCGGCCCTGTATCAGGCCTGGATGGACGTGACCGCAGTGCGCCCGCGTGACAGCGAAGCGCGCGCCTACGACATTGTCGGCCCGATCTGCGAAACCGGTGATTTCCTGGCCAAAGACCGCCAACTGGCGTTGGCCGAAGGGGATCTGCTGGCCGTGCATTCGGCCGGGGCCTATGGTTTTGTCATGAGCTCGAATTACAACACCCGTGGCCGCGCCGCCGAAGTGCTGGTGGACGGCGATCAGGCGTTCGAAGTGCGTCGTCGCGAGACCGTTGCCGAGTTGTTTGCTGGCGAAAGCCTGCTGCCGGAGTAA
- a CDS encoding sulfate/molybdate ABC transporter ATP-binding protein: MSIEVRNVSKNFNAFKALNSINLDIHSGELVALLGPSGCGKTTLLRIIAGLETPDEGNIVFHGEDVSGHDVRDRNVGFVFQHYALFRHMTVFDNVAFGLRMKPKKERPSETRIAEKVHELLNMVQLDWLSDRYPEQLSGGQRQRIALARALAVEPKVLLLDEPFGALDAKVRKELRRWLARLHEDINLTSVFVTHDQEEAMEVADRIVVMNKGVIEQIGSPGEVYENPASDFVYHFLGDSNRLHIGEDQHVLFRPHEVSLSRHELEDHHAAQVRDIRPLGATTRVTLKVEGQSELIEVEVVKDHDSLTDLARGETLFFKPKVWQKA; the protein is encoded by the coding sequence ATGTCGATCGAAGTCCGTAATGTCAGCAAGAACTTCAACGCTTTCAAGGCGCTGAACAGCATCAACCTGGATATCCACAGCGGCGAACTGGTGGCCCTGCTCGGCCCGTCGGGCTGCGGCAAGACCACCTTGCTGCGCATCATTGCCGGCCTGGAAACCCCGGATGAAGGCAACATCGTGTTCCACGGTGAAGATGTCTCGGGGCACGACGTGCGTGATCGCAACGTCGGTTTTGTGTTCCAGCATTACGCCCTGTTCCGCCACATGACGGTGTTCGACAACGTGGCTTTCGGCTTGCGCATGAAGCCGAAAAAAGAACGTCCGAGCGAAACCCGCATTGCTGAAAAAGTCCACGAACTGCTGAACATGGTGCAGCTGGACTGGCTGTCGGATCGTTACCCCGAGCAGCTTTCGGGTGGTCAGCGTCAGCGTATCGCCCTGGCGCGTGCATTGGCGGTAGAACCCAAGGTACTGCTGCTGGACGAACCGTTCGGCGCCCTGGATGCCAAGGTGCGTAAAGAGCTGCGCCGCTGGCTGGCACGCCTGCACGAAGACATCAACCTGACCTCCGTGTTCGTGACCCACGACCAGGAAGAAGCGATGGAAGTCGCCGACCGTATCGTGGTGATGAACAAGGGCGTGATCGAGCAGATCGGTTCACCGGGCGAAGTGTACGAAAACCCGGCCAGCGACTTTGTGTACCACTTCCTGGGCGATTCCAACCGCCTGCATATCGGCGAAGACCAGCATGTGCTGTTCCGTCCCCATGAAGTGTCGTTGTCCCGTCACGAGCTTGAAGACCACCATGCCGCCCAGGTACGCGACATTCGCCCGTTGGGTGCGACCACCCGGGTGACGTTGAAGGTTGAAGGGCAAAGCGAGCTGATCGAAGTGGAAGTGGTCAAGGACCATGACAGCCTGACCGATCTGGCGCGGGGCGAGACGTTGTTCTTCAAGCCGAAGGTGTGGCAGAAGGCGTAA
- a CDS encoding TIGR02647 family protein, giving the protein MSFTPELVAELEVLALFDLESTLEGLKIHQHAAPEKIAAAQRLFDKKLIDQPDGGYLTSLGRDAAEAVQVLLSILVESKEVA; this is encoded by the coding sequence ATGTCGTTTACCCCTGAGTTGGTTGCCGAACTGGAAGTCCTTGCACTGTTTGACTTGGAAAGTACCCTTGAGGGCCTGAAGATTCATCAACATGCCGCGCCAGAAAAAATCGCGGCGGCGCAGCGCCTGTTTGATAAAAAGCTGATTGACCAACCGGATGGTGGCTACCTGACAAGCCTGGGACGTGATGCTGCCGAAGCTGTTCAAGTGCTGTTGTCGATTCTTGTTGAATCCAAAGAAGTTGCCTGA